ACCTCGTCTGCCCCCTCGTACAGCTGTTCGGCCGTGTCGTCGTCGAGTTCGTCGGGGAGGTCGACGACGTCGTCCCAGCTTGCGTTACTCATGTGGTAGTCGTATTGGACTCGGTCAGTTAACGGCTTTCGGTCGGGTCAGAAGCTTCCCGTATCTCGGACGGTCAGCGCCGCGTGCGACCGACGTGGTGGCCGTATCGGCCGTTTCCATCAGACCCATATTCGATCGGTGGCTACGGGTGGTATGACCGATGAGGCGTCGTCTCCCGTCTACGACGAGTCGACGATCTTCGAGACACCGTTGCTCGAGTTAGACGTCGACGTACCCGGGACGGTGTACGGCAAAGCGGAGTGGTACAACCTCTATTCGGCACCCCACGGCGGCGGCTCCGTCAAGTCCCGTATCGCGAAGGGAATGCTCGACGGCGCCGAACGGCGGGGCGACCTCGAACCGGACGCGACGATCATCGAACCGACCTCGGGGAACACCGGCAGCGAACTCGCCCGTCTCGCGACGGCCAGGGGATACGACGTCGAAATCGTGCTGCCGGATAACGCCAGCGGCGGAAAGATCGACGCGATTCGCGACGCCGGCGCGACGCTTCACTTCGTCGACGCCGATCGCGGCTACGACGCCGTCATCGATCGGTGCGAGGAGCGTATCGCAGCGGACCCCGACGGGTACTATCGGCCGAACCAGTACGAGAACCCCGACAATCCCGGCACCCACGAACGGACGACCGCCGCCGAACTGTACGAGCAGACCGACGGCGAGATCACCCACTTCGTCGCGGGTGCCGGCACCGGTGGCACCGTCACGGGGACCGGTCGCGGCCTTCACGACCGGGGCGACGTCACGGTCGTCGGCTTCGAACCGGCCGAAGCGCTACACGCCATCGACGGGCTGAAGTACCTCAAAACCGGCGATCACTACCACCCCGAGACGTACGACGAGTCGGTGCTCGACCACAAGGAGTACGTCTCCACACAGCGCGCGTACGATCGCGCTCGAGCGCTCCGTAACCGGTACCAGGACACCGACATTCGGGTCCACGACACCGGCCAACACGACCGCAAGACCGTTACCGACCACCTCCGTGTCGATGGACAGTTCGTCGTCGGCACCTCGAGCGGGGCGGGCATCCAGGCCGTCCACCAACTCGCCGATGCGGGTGCGCTCGACGAGACCTCCGTAATCGCCGTTATGCTCTACGACCGTGGCGATAAGTACGCTGACATCCCTCTCTGGGAGTCGTACCTGAGTTGACACCCACCCGTCGCTAACGGACGGGGCAGTTCTCGAGGCGAGTTCCGGTGCCGTTCGAGCCGGCGTTGCGATGCCGTGACGGCGACCGAGCAGCGACTCCTACCGCTCGACGCTGTGGCGATGGGCGATCGCGCCGCTGGCGGTGCGATCGCCCCCACAGATCCCATACTCCCGTCTGTGCCCGGCCACAGACTCACGCATAGCCCAGGTCTTCCAGGCGCGTGCGGACGGCTGGCGGAACGGCGACGGGCGTTCGTCCAGCCGTCGCGCGGGGGTCGACCGCGGCGGTGAGCTCGCGGAGGCGCTCGCGTGGCTCCGACACCCGCGACACCCCGCGTTCGGCCCATCCGGTGAGGGTTTCGTAGCCGTAGTAGGCATCCGGGCCGGCGAGGCCCGTCAGCGGCCGGTCGTAGGCGGCGATCACCGCCTCGGGGTAGCGGTCGTCGCGCATCCCCGCGATACGTGCGGCCCGAAGCCCCTCGTATTCGGTGCGGACGAACCGGTCGGTGAGCGGCGCGAGCAGGTGCTGGCCGCGGGAGTCACCCCCCACGTCCAGGAGCGCCAGAATCGTCCGGTGGACGTCGAGGAGGCTGACCGTCTGCGAGCACGTCCCCCCGAGCCCGTCGCCCGAGATCACCAGCGGAACGCGCGTCAGTTCGGGGTAGACACCGTGGAGATGGCGCCAGCTGCCGTGTTCGCCGAAGAGTTCGCCGTGGTCGCTGAGAGTGATCACGTACTCGAAGCGGGCCGCGAGTTCCGCGAAGATGTGTTTGTACCGGTCGGCGAGATACCGGACCGAATCCGCGTACGCACGGGCCACCACCCGCGGCTCCGGCTCGTCGTCGGTCAGGGTCGCGGCGACCTCGTCGTACGAGGGGGTGTCGACGGTCCGATACGCCGCCGGTGGGGCGTACGGCGCGTGTGCTTCCATGAGGTTCACGAAGAGAAAATCCGCGTCGCGATACCGGTCCCCGCGAACGGCCTCGAGGAGTGCCGAGGCGCCATCGTCGTGGGGTGCGCCACAGCCGAGCGGGCCGGGCAGCCGACGCGCGAGGCCGGTCGCGACCGACGAGCGGATGCGGTACTGCCCCGCGAGGCCCCGCGCGACCAGCGACCGGGGGTTCGGCGGCTCGGCGCGCCCGCCCCCGAGCAGCTCTCGCCACCCGAGGAGCCCCTTCCCGTTCACGTTCACGCGCCACGTGCCGTCGAAGGCGTCGAACCCACGGTCGAAGCCGAAGACGGGCGACACCATCAGGTTCGCGCTGAACGCGTGCGAGCGGTAGCCAGCGTCGGCGAGCAGCTCTGCGAGCACCGGGTCGGGGCAATCGAGCCCTTCCGAGGTCGCGTTCGCGCCGACTTCGCTGGCGTACTTCCCGGTGAACAACGAGGCGTGCGCCGGCATCGTCCACTTCGCAGTCGACCACGCCTGCTCGAAGCGGCGACCGGGCAGCCACTGGAAGTACTCGTCGAAGACGTCTTTCCGGAGTGTATCGAGGACGACGAGCGCGACACGCATACCCGAGTGACGCCTCGAGCGATGAAAAAGGTAGTAGCGCCGTACACCGGCCACGTGGCGATCGGCAGCCAGCGACGAAGGTCGACCCAGCCTGGGGCGCCAGCACCACGCCCGCGGCGGCGCCGGCCCCCGCGTCGTCGAGTACCCCACAAACCTCTCGTAGATTGACCTTCGGCTCGTGCTACCTGATTCGAGGAGAGAGTCCCACCGTTCACGGCGTCCTTAGAGACATATCGGATAGCCATCCCTCGTTCTTATCTTATAGTACGATTTAGAATGTCTATGGTGGAGGTTGACACGGTGTTAGGTCTACTCAATGAGCAAAGGAGACGATACGCACTCTACTATCTGACAGAACAGGATGGGCCCGTTCACGTAGATGAGGTAGTGGAGGCCGTTGCTGAGATGGAGTCTAATCCCGACCAGGTTAGCAGCCCTGAGAGAAAATATAGGGAGATTGAGATCTCTATTGAGCACACCCACCTTCCAAAAGCTAGTGAAGCCGAATTCATTGAATATGACCCCGAGAAACGGGAGATACGGCTAACGGACAACCCAACCGAGTTCGATACAATCCTTACCAT
The sequence above is drawn from the Natrononativus amylolyticus genome and encodes:
- a CDS encoding PLP-dependent cysteine synthase family protein, with product MTDEASSPVYDESTIFETPLLELDVDVPGTVYGKAEWYNLYSAPHGGGSVKSRIAKGMLDGAERRGDLEPDATIIEPTSGNTGSELARLATARGYDVEIVLPDNASGGKIDAIRDAGATLHFVDADRGYDAVIDRCEERIAADPDGYYRPNQYENPDNPGTHERTTAAELYEQTDGEITHFVAGAGTGGTVTGTGRGLHDRGDVTVVGFEPAEALHAIDGLKYLKTGDHYHPETYDESVLDHKEYVSTQRAYDRARALRNRYQDTDIRVHDTGQHDRKTVTDHLRVDGQFVVGTSSGAGIQAVHQLADAGALDETSVIAVMLYDRGDKYADIPLWESYLS
- a CDS encoding DUF7344 domain-containing protein, with amino-acid sequence MVEVDTVLGLLNEQRRRYALYYLTEQDGPVHVDEVVEAVAEMESNPDQVSSPERKYREIEISIEHTHLPKASEAEFIEYDPEKREIRLTDNPTEFDTILTIAKVLEGN
- a CDS encoding sulfatase-like hydrolase/transferase, with the translated sequence MRVALVVLDTLRKDVFDEYFQWLPGRRFEQAWSTAKWTMPAHASLFTGKYASEVGANATSEGLDCPDPVLAELLADAGYRSHAFSANLMVSPVFGFDRGFDAFDGTWRVNVNGKGLLGWRELLGGGRAEPPNPRSLVARGLAGQYRIRSSVATGLARRLPGPLGCGAPHDDGASALLEAVRGDRYRDADFLFVNLMEAHAPYAPPAAYRTVDTPSYDEVAATLTDDEPEPRVVARAYADSVRYLADRYKHIFAELAARFEYVITLSDHGELFGEHGSWRHLHGVYPELTRVPLVISGDGLGGTCSQTVSLLDVHRTILALLDVGGDSRGQHLLAPLTDRFVRTEYEGLRAARIAGMRDDRYPEAVIAAYDRPLTGLAGPDAYYGYETLTGWAERGVSRVSEPRERLRELTAAVDPRATAGRTPVAVPPAVRTRLEDLGYA